The following proteins are encoded in a genomic region of Desulfosporosinus youngiae DSM 17734:
- a CDS encoding AAA family ATPase, with the protein MKNQWLLSPARQLTEEEKSLVWQKPVTHIESDAERRICAEVYRNWTRGEMKITNILLEGDAGSGKTQLAKALSADFGLPYTKVTCFADMDKSDVLGSILPVLPEDENNTESVIYKYYPSEIVRAYENGWLLEIQEPTVIRDAAVLMSLNSALEPDGSINLPTRIVHRHPDFIAVITTNRGYNGCRPLNEALRDRVQHSEKMDLPSVEVMTKRAASKTGCTDEGLLLTFARVIVLLDQTAKANAIKGVAGMRSYFFWVDAALQGSETVDALYHKVIYKITTDPDEIVILEQALSKHGMLSELEEIWERRIKTNGEVYEVMEIHTEEAMETESSDTVPNDIPAVALQKSADSEGQSNHDAENAADTQSSHNGEGGDPIYHELQQTTSEKLEQQRREFRKHLNQQAREMVKGSPHEKVNLIVHRPEATLAHHREYHQIAYALMPVIRELVRKTVPLLEHEVSMEFAKSCVYGTKFHAEKLASLDFHYYSQKCPPDEDPSLAVALRIDESASMSAFGRLDAAKQAAVAVYEFCESCKIPMLIYGDTADRSSLERMSLYSYIDYENPALNDKYCLMAIQGHSNNRDGMALRILSEKLMKAPQKTKLLISISDGQPKAMPDYTGEAAIADMKGVLQEYSRKGVLFLAAAIGRDKETICDIYGQERFLDITDLRQLPARLVQVIAKYL; encoded by the coding sequence ATGAAAAATCAATGGCTTCTGTCGCCTGCCAGACAGTTGACGGAAGAAGAAAAATCCCTTGTCTGGCAAAAGCCTGTCACCCACATCGAGAGTGACGCTGAGCGCCGCATTTGTGCAGAGGTTTATCGGAATTGGACACGCGGCGAAATGAAAATTACAAATATCCTTCTAGAGGGAGATGCCGGTTCCGGCAAGACACAGCTTGCAAAAGCTCTCTCCGCTGACTTTGGACTGCCCTATACTAAGGTGACCTGTTTTGCGGATATGGACAAATCCGACGTGTTAGGTTCTATCCTGCCGGTGCTGCCAGAGGATGAAAATAATACTGAAAGCGTAATATACAAATATTATCCGTCAGAAATTGTGCGAGCTTATGAAAACGGCTGGTTGTTGGAAATTCAGGAGCCTACAGTAATTCGTGACGCAGCGGTGCTAATGTCACTTAACTCGGCGTTGGAGCCGGACGGCAGCATTAATCTGCCTACCCGGATTGTCCATCGTCATCCTGATTTTATTGCTGTTATTACCACAAATCGGGGTTACAATGGCTGCCGCCCGCTGAACGAGGCCCTGCGCGACCGTGTGCAGCACAGCGAAAAGATGGATTTGCCCTCTGTCGAAGTTATGACAAAACGAGCAGCAAGCAAAACTGGCTGTACTGATGAAGGATTGTTGCTGACTTTTGCCCGTGTTATTGTTTTATTGGATCAAACCGCAAAGGCAAACGCCATAAAGGGTGTGGCAGGTATGCGCTCCTATTTTTTCTGGGTGGACGCTGCCCTTCAGGGTTCAGAGACAGTGGACGCGCTATATCACAAGGTTATTTATAAAATCACTACCGACCCCGATGAAATCGTTATTCTGGAACAAGCCTTATCAAAGCATGGGATGTTGTCAGAACTGGAGGAGATATGGGAACGGCGAATCAAAACCAACGGTGAGGTTTATGAGGTTATGGAAATCCATACAGAAGAAGCTATGGAGACAGAGTCCTCTGATACTGTACCGAATGACATCCCGGCGGTTGCCCTGCAAAAATCAGCTGATAGCGAAGGTCAGTCCAATCATGATGCGGAAAATGCCGCTGATACGCAAAGCTCTCATAACGGCGAGGGCGGAGACCCCATATATCATGAGTTGCAACAAACAACCAGTGAGAAATTGGAGCAGCAAAGGCGGGAATTTCGCAAGCATCTGAACCAGCAAGCGCGGGAAATGGTAAAGGGTTCTCCCCATGAGAAAGTAAACTTAATTGTTCACAGACCAGAAGCAACGCTTGCTCATCATCGTGAATATCATCAGATTGCATACGCGTTGATGCCGGTAATCCGGGAGTTGGTGCGAAAAACTGTTCCGCTGTTAGAACACGAAGTATCTATGGAGTTTGCCAAATCCTGTGTTTATGGGACGAAGTTCCATGCAGAGAAGCTGGCTTCTCTCGATTTTCACTACTATTCCCAAAAATGTCCGCCGGATGAAGATCCTTCTCTTGCGGTTGCCTTACGAATTGATGAATCGGCTTCTATGAGTGCCTTTGGGCGGTTGGATGCCGCAAAGCAGGCGGCTGTCGCAGTTTATGAATTTTGTGAAAGCTGCAAAATACCAATGTTAATATACGGAGATACAGCAGACCGCTCATCCTTGGAGAGGATGTCGCTCTACTCCTATATCGACTACGAGAACCCAGCCCTGAACGACAAGTATTGCCTTATGGCGATACAGGGACACAGCAACAACCGAGATGGCATGGCACTGCGCATCCTGTCTGAAAAACTCATGAAAGCGCCGCAAAAGACGAAGCTGCTTATCAGCATCAGCGACGGTCAGCCAAAAGCTATGCCGGACTATACCGGCGAGGCTGCTATAGCTGATATGAAAGGGGTGCTACAGGAATATAGCCGCAAAGGCGTATTATTTTTAGCTGCTGCCATTGGGCGGGATAAAGAGACTATATGTGATATTTACGGGCAGGAACGCTTTTTGGATATCACCGATTTACGGCAGCTTCCCGCACGGCTGGTTCAAGTCATTGCTAAATACTTATAG
- a CDS encoding DUF6530 family protein yields MNEKIVMTAVGYDRIDGRNAYQSDIKRLTLGTPALEINKNMQITAQIWKETANGELEISAELPIHQVVDLMIFLSRTLLYFREAYRFPLLYDPEKPTVERIGVQGGVLPVAVCTENPNINEDIQTFSQALNDLGELTGERLRVLSRIFEEMEYC; encoded by the coding sequence ATGAATGAAAAAATAGTAATGACCGCAGTAGGATATGACCGTATTGATGGCAGAAACGCCTATCAGTCTGACATCAAACGGCTGACGCTGGGCACACCAGCTTTGGAAATCAACAAGAATATGCAAATTACAGCGCAAATCTGGAAAGAAACGGCGAACGGCGAATTAGAAATCAGCGCTGAACTGCCCATACATCAGGTAGTTGATCTGATGATTTTTCTAAGCCGCACTCTGCTGTATTTTCGTGAAGCCTATCGGTTTCCGCTGTTATACGACCCCGAGAAACCGACTGTAGAACGGATTGGAGTTCAGGGCGGCGTTCTACCGGTCGCTGTCTGTACCGAAAATCCGAATATCAACGAAGACATTCAGACGTTTTCCCAGGCTTTAAATGATTTGGGCGAACTGACCGGGGAACGGCTGCGTGTGCTGTCCCGAATATTTGAAGAAATGGAGTATTGTTAA
- a CDS encoding GIY-YIG nuclease family protein: MKRKKQMLEEYINRKPNMGVVSFRCIATGEAFLGISKDTKADFNSTRCKLAANWHPNKRLQELWNQYGESGFELSVLKDLKYEDPKADYTDELNALREQCLVQDKQARRIWR; encoded by the coding sequence ATGAAAAGAAAAAAACAAATGCTTGAAGAATATATAAACAGAAAACCAAATATGGGTGTGGTTTCTTTCAGGTGTATTGCAACAGGAGAAGCTTTTCTTGGTATTTCTAAAGATACCAAGGCTGATTTCAACAGCACTCGTTGTAAACTGGCAGCCAACTGGCATCCAAACAAACGGCTGCAAGAACTTTGGAACCAATATGGAGAAAGTGGTTTTGAACTATCTGTACTTAAGGATTTGAAATACGAAGATCCCAAAGCTGATTACACAGATGAGCTTAATGCATTGCGTGAGCAGTGCCTGGTACAGGATAAACAAGCAAGGAGGATTTGGAGATGA
- a CDS encoding 3-isopropylmalate dehydratase large subunit gives MGKTIAEKLFDAHRVNMPFPDTHVLKLDRVFCHEITTPIAITDLMARGMDRVFDPTKIKAVIDHVTPAKDSKTAEQGKILRDWAKRHGIKDFFDVGRNGVCHAIFPEKGFVRPGYTVIMGDSHTCTHGAFGAFAAGVGTTDLEVGILKGVCAFHFPKTIKMVLNGALKPGVYAKDLILFIIKELTVNGATNMVIEFTGPVVDAMSMESRMTLCNMAIEAGGTCGICYPDMTTVEYLWEFIKDEFNTKEDALKEYSKWVSDADASYEKVYEYDVTNLEPMVTFGFKPDQVKTVHEMAGTEIDQVYIGSCTNGRIEDLRIAASILKDKKISDDLRAIVSPATPDIYSMALKEGLIEIFQNAGFCVTNPTCGACLGMSNGVLADGETCASTTNRNFNGRMGKGGTVHLMSPATAAASAIEGKIANSELYKV, from the coding sequence ATGGGAAAAACAATAGCTGAGAAACTATTTGATGCTCACAGGGTAAATATGCCGTTTCCTGATACGCATGTTTTAAAATTGGATAGGGTTTTCTGTCATGAAATTACCACCCCGATTGCCATCACGGATCTTATGGCAAGGGGAATGGACAGAGTCTTTGATCCTACGAAAATCAAAGCTGTCATAGACCATGTAACACCTGCCAAAGATTCCAAAACTGCCGAACAGGGAAAAATACTGCGGGATTGGGCTAAAAGACATGGTATCAAGGACTTTTTTGACGTTGGAAGAAATGGCGTTTGTCATGCGATTTTCCCGGAAAAAGGATTCGTAAGACCGGGTTATACAGTGATCATGGGGGATTCCCATACATGTACCCATGGAGCGTTTGGAGCGTTTGCTGCAGGGGTTGGAACCACTGACCTTGAAGTAGGGATACTTAAGGGTGTATGTGCCTTCCATTTCCCGAAAACCATTAAAATGGTGCTTAATGGTGCCTTAAAACCGGGCGTTTATGCCAAAGACCTGATCCTTTTCATTATTAAAGAACTGACTGTAAATGGTGCCACAAACATGGTCATAGAGTTTACCGGACCGGTGGTCGATGCCATGTCAATGGAATCCCGTATGACCTTATGCAATATGGCCATTGAAGCTGGAGGTACTTGTGGTATATGCTACCCGGATATGACAACCGTGGAATACCTGTGGGAATTCATTAAAGACGAATTTAACACAAAAGAAGACGCTTTGAAAGAATACTCAAAATGGGTTTCGGATGCGGATGCTTCCTATGAAAAAGTCTATGAATATGATGTTACGAATTTAGAACCAATGGTTACGTTCGGGTTCAAACCTGACCAGGTTAAAACCGTCCATGAAATGGCGGGTACAGAAATTGATCAGGTTTATATTGGAAGCTGTACCAATGGCCGCATAGAAGATCTGAGAATTGCTGCAAGCATCCTTAAGGACAAAAAAATCAGTGATGACCTGCGTGCTATTGTCAGCCCTGCAACCCCGGATATTTATTCCATGGCCTTAAAAGAAGGCCTCATTGAGATTTTCCAGAATGCTGGTTTTTGCGTTACCAACCCAACCTGCGGAGCTTGTCTCGGCATGAGTAACGGGGTTCTTGCTGATGGTGAAACCTGTGCTTCTACGACAAACCGCAATTTTAATGGCAGAATGGGAAAGGGCGGTACCGTTCATCTGATGAGTCCGGCTACTGCAGCAGCTTCAGCGATTGAAGGGAAAATAGCTAATTCAGAATTGTATAAAGTGTAA
- a CDS encoding AMP-binding protein: MSLLRFAEKAYANKTVLVDENETLSFAQLLSQSEKLSRILKKNYQLQSGQKVGLLCKNHASLVKSIFAVSQLGADIYLLNAEMSRSQFNSLVDHYQFDFLIYDFELTSLIEQSSYSKGMILSYHYHLPAINTLLDTRVNENQKIPRSSSSKIVILTGGTTGNPKTAAHKPSLLNYLNPFLTVLTRLNLINHSTIYIATPIYHGYGAAMLLLFTALGKKVVISNGFEAEKACCLIWEHNVQVAIVVPLMIHKMLKYNAEDLKSLTCIVSGGAELNPKLTSDIFNALGEVLYNLYGTSEAGLSTIATPQDLIYSAKTVGKRIAGVHLKLLDSNKNEVSIGRVGQLCIKNRWSMRNSSSSWIETGDLGYRDHKGYYYLCGRMDDMVVSAGENVYTLEIEQVLINHPQVEDAAVIGINDEVFGQRLMAYVLPINNTDITKEELVEWLRSRVARFQLPKDIIFVDYMPYTPLGKLDKKQLKMKYT, from the coding sequence ATGTCTCTGCTGCGTTTTGCGGAAAAGGCATATGCTAATAAAACTGTGTTAGTGGATGAGAATGAAACATTAAGTTTTGCCCAATTATTATCACAGTCAGAAAAGCTTTCAAGGATTTTAAAAAAGAACTACCAACTTCAAAGCGGTCAAAAGGTAGGACTGTTATGTAAAAACCATGCTTCTTTAGTTAAATCAATTTTTGCAGTTTCTCAGTTAGGAGCAGATATCTATCTGCTCAATGCGGAAATGAGCAGAAGTCAGTTTAATAGCTTAGTCGATCACTATCAGTTTGACTTTCTGATCTATGATTTTGAATTGACTTCTTTAATTGAACAGTCATCTTACAGTAAAGGAATGATTCTGAGTTACCATTATCATTTGCCGGCAATCAATACTTTGCTTGATACAAGAGTGAATGAAAATCAAAAAATACCAAGGTCTTCATCGAGCAAAATTGTAATACTGACAGGTGGTACGACAGGAAATCCCAAAACAGCCGCCCATAAACCATCACTGCTCAATTATTTAAATCCATTTTTAACCGTACTGACCAGACTCAATCTTATAAATCATAGTACTATTTATATTGCTACTCCGATTTATCATGGTTATGGGGCAGCTATGTTATTATTATTTACGGCATTAGGTAAAAAAGTGGTGATCAGTAATGGATTTGAAGCAGAAAAGGCGTGTTGTCTAATTTGGGAGCACAATGTTCAAGTGGCAATCGTCGTACCATTAATGATTCATAAAATGTTAAAATACAATGCGGAAGATTTAAAGTCCCTTACCTGTATTGTTTCTGGGGGTGCTGAACTCAATCCCAAGCTGACAAGTGATATTTTTAATGCATTAGGAGAAGTATTGTATAATTTATACGGCACCTCTGAAGCTGGTTTGAGTACTATAGCAACGCCGCAGGATTTAATTTATTCGGCAAAAACGGTAGGCAAACGAATAGCCGGTGTTCATTTAAAACTATTAGACTCTAATAAAAATGAAGTAAGCATTGGCCGCGTAGGTCAATTGTGCATTAAAAATAGATGGTCAATGAGAAATAGCAGTAGTTCCTGGATCGAAACAGGGGATTTGGGTTACCGGGATCATAAAGGTTATTATTATTTATGCGGACGAATGGATGATATGGTTGTTTCGGCCGGTGAAAATGTTTATACGCTTGAAATAGAGCAAGTGTTAATAAATCACCCTCAAGTAGAAGATGCAGCCGTTATCGGAATTAATGATGAAGTTTTTGGGCAACGGTTAATGGCCTATGTACTTCCAATCAATAACACTGATATTACCAAAGAAGAACTAGTAGAATGGCTGCGCTCCAGGGTAGCAAGATTCCAGTTGCCAAAAGACATAATCTTCGTTGATTATATGCCTTATACACCTTTAGGTAAGCTTGATAAGAAACAACTCAAAATGAAGTATACTTAG
- a CDS encoding SDR family NAD(P)-dependent oxidoreductase codes for MFPPVYLNEKKLRSELQGKTILITGASFGIGEKLAYQLADLNIHLILVARTEEKLLTMKKEIEGKAAKVSVFQADLRNSEEIQELLTFIHKLPGGIDFLVSNAGISIRRSLNNSLDRYHDVTRTMAINYLAPVQLLLSVIPLLEKNQGHVINISTINVLLIPFPYWAAYQASKTAFDTWFRSAAPELNAMGISTTTIYLPLVKTRMILPTPAYQKLPAMSPDHVGRIICKAMYTKSRKYRPWWLIFGQFASIIFRGIWELSTPAILRKRRNDKNNG; via the coding sequence TTGTTTCCGCCAGTTTATTTGAACGAAAAGAAACTTAGGTCTGAGCTTCAAGGAAAGACAATTCTTATCACCGGAGCGAGCTTTGGGATTGGAGAAAAATTAGCTTATCAGCTGGCAGATCTGAATATTCATTTGATTTTAGTAGCCAGAACAGAGGAAAAGCTTTTAACAATGAAAAAAGAGATTGAAGGGAAAGCAGCCAAAGTAAGTGTTTTCCAGGCAGACCTTAGAAATTCAGAAGAGATTCAGGAACTTTTAACCTTTATTCATAAACTGCCTGGTGGTATAGATTTTCTAGTAAGCAACGCGGGTATATCAATCAGGCGATCTCTTAACAATTCATTAGATCGCTATCACGATGTTACTCGAACGATGGCCATCAATTATTTGGCACCGGTTCAATTGCTATTGTCAGTCATTCCCCTTCTGGAGAAAAATCAAGGACATGTTATCAACATATCAACCATAAATGTTTTGTTAATACCCTTCCCTTATTGGGCTGCTTATCAGGCATCAAAAACTGCTTTTGATACATGGTTTCGATCTGCAGCGCCAGAGTTGAATGCCATGGGTATATCAACCACAACGATCTATCTTCCTCTTGTAAAAACACGCATGATTCTTCCGACACCGGCTTATCAGAAACTTCCGGCCATGAGTCCGGATCATGTGGGAAGAATCATTTGCAAAGCAATGTATACAAAAAGCCGGAAGTACCGGCCATGGTGGTTAATCTTCGGACAGTTTGCATCAATTATATTCAGAGGAATCTGGGAATTATCAACTCCGGCTATTTTAAGAAAGAGGAGAAACGATAAAAATAATGGTTAA